The genomic region GCAGTATGAGGCTTACCGCCTGCAGCAGGCCATGGTGGTAAGTGGGggtttgcatatatatatatatatatatatatatatatatatatatatatatatatatatatatatatatctctatcctgggatagacagacaggcaagGCACACCTATATGTATGTGGTGACTGTTGaaaaagacacttaacccagaattgctgtgtgtgtgtgtgtgcagggtttAGGCACAGATGAGAATACACTGCTGGAGATCCTGTGTACACAATCCGGAGAGAAGCTTCGAGAAATCAGCACCACGTACAGACAACGTAACTAGCAACCATTCTAGTTCTTTTCCcatttaaagaaaactaaaaacgTTTTGGTTGATTGTTTAAAACCCACTAATCcacatatttctttgtttcagtGTTCAAGAAGGACCTGGAGAATGAACTGAAAGGAGAAACCAGCGGAGACTTTACTAAGCTTCTTTTGGCTTTGTTGAATGtaatttcaatatttatttgcTTCATCGTTACCTTTAACATCATCAGTGAAGCTAGTGGCCTTAATACTGTCGGGCACTATCAGTAAAGCTTCAAATATAGGCACGAATACCCCACATTTCATATTATTTAATCAATGTATCTTGGATATGAAATAGCAGTGGAAAGTAAATGGCAAAAATAGGATTTCTGTCATTCTATTTTTTGTATGCTCATGTGGGATATTGTTATTTTGATTTGTCCTTGAAATAGCaattaaatgtcttttctcCCTCCAACAGAAAGAAGCTGTTGTTAGTGGAGTTCAAAGAGATATTGAGGTAATATTTTCCAACATACTGTTCAGCTTTTAGTATTATATTTTAACAGGATAAAGACGTGATGCAACATTTGTAACACTGCACTATTAAGATACAAGCAACATGTATCACATCTGTGATAAACCTGGGAATAAtctgtcattttaaattaatctgATAGAGCATCGCTCATTTTGAGCGTCACGCtatgaaacataaaatatgCCCGAGTCTCCTCCtttttgatttgtgtttcatCGTTTTCATCCAGTCTCTCTCTGCTTCGCTGAATGGGAAAAAAGCTGAAACAGGACCGTGGATTAACATTCTGACCTCTAGAGACTCACACCATCTCAACGAAGGTGAGGCTATAAATGAATGATTCTcacatttataattataattataaaagtCTTCCCTGTTTGAAATATGAATACGTTGGTTCCCCTCGTTAACAGTGCTGCAGGGACTGGAGCTGCAGAGAGGACATGTGGTGGATCAGGTTCTGGAGAAAAGGTTTACGGGAGACTTCCAAATGGGTTTGAAAGTTTTAGGTAAATATTGTTTGAGTGACTGTGTTATGAGTACGGACAGTCAGTGTTGATCAGACGCTAATATTTCTTGATATCTGCGCCATGACAGTACAGTGCATCCAAAACCCCGACCTCTACCTCGCCAGAAGACTAGTTAACACGAAGGTAAGACGCTGACAAATGTGACCAAATGATGAATCGTTGCATTTATCCGTACAAATACTCTTCACTTTAATATGTCTCATTAACACACCACTTAATGATTTAATCAAGTAATTATTAAGCAAGTGGTCTATGATATTCTTTTTACACTCGTCATAACAAATATTCAAAAAACATGATTTGTATCGTTGTCCCGCATGTGCTATGTATACTAACAGTAACTGTACTGTTTGTTTCCAATCCCTTTTAATCCCTTTACGTTTGAATGTCTGGAAATTCCTTCCTGTAACTGAGCTGTGTAGATAAATGTGCCTCTTGCCTC from Cyclopterus lumpus isolate fCycLum1 chromosome 11, fCycLum1.pri, whole genome shotgun sequence harbors:
- the zgc:101785 gene encoding annexin A2, which gives rise to MDPEYYQSHNMCWGTLGTVRPFPNFYPEQDVVKIQAALERKDAVTLVRILTNRTNAQRQVIANTFEELTQKDLATGVKKTLSGDVETLLLELLMPPLQYEAYRLQQAMVGLGTDENTLLEILCTQSGEKLREISTTYRQLFKKDLENELKGETSGDFTKLLLALLNKEAVVSGVQRDIESLSASLNGKKAETGPWINILTSRDSHHLNEVLQGLELQRGHVVDQVLEKRFTGDFQMGLKVLVQCIQNPDLYLARRLVNTKTPIVQGIMVSHSEEDLLCIRAAYLKLTGTSLYTALQKQYKGYHLQALLAICRSED